GGCGAGCACCGGGACGCCCTGACGGGTCAGGATCATGGCGCCGGGCAGCGTGTTCTTCTTCTCGAAGAAGTAGCGGTAGGCCTCGGCGGTCTCGAAGGCGTCGGCCGGGCGGATGACCTCAAGCTGAGGAATCGCGCGGAAGGAGGCCAGGTGCTCGACCGGCTGATGGGTCGGGCCGTCCTCGCCGACGGCGACGGAGTCGTGGGACCAGATGTACAGGTTCGGGATCTGCATGAGGGCGGCCAGACGGACGGCGGAACGCTCGTAGTCGGAGAACATGAAGAAGGTACCGCCGAACGGACGGGTGTGCGAACCGAGCAGGATGCCGTTGGTGATGCAGCCCATGGCGAACTCACGCACGCCGAAGTGAAGCTGGCGGCCGAACTCGTTGCAATTCGGCCACTGAACGGTGGCGCACTCGGCCGGGGCGAAGGTGGCGGCGCCCTTGAGGTCGGTCTTGTTGGAGCCGCCGAGGTCGGCGGAGCCGCCCCAGAGTTCCGGCATGACGGCGGCGATGGCGTTGAGCACGGAGCCGGAGGCGCCGCGGGTGGCGACGTTCTTGCCGACTTCGAAGGTGGCCTCAAGGTCGTCCAGGGCCTTATCGAAGCCTTCCGGCAGCTCGCCGGCCTTCAGGCGGTCGTACAGGGCGGCCTTGTCCGGGTTGGCCTTGCGCCAGGCGTCGAACTTCTCGTCCCAGGCCTTGTGGGCTTCCAGGCCGCGATCGGCGACCTTGCGGGCGTGGGCCAGGGCTTCTTCGTCGACGTGGAAGGACTCCTCCGGATCGTAGCCGAGGAGCTTCTTGAGGCCGGCGACGGCCTCGGCGCCCAGCTTGGAGCCGTGGGAGGACGGGTCGTTGGTCTTGCCCGGGGTCGGCCAGGCGATCAGGGAGTGGACCTTGATGAGCTTCGGCTGGTCCGGAGCGGCCTTCTCGGCCTTGGCGATGACGTCGGCCAGGCCTTCGATGTCCTCCTTGTAGGAGCCGTCGGGCTGGATGAAGCTGAACTCGTCGGTGTACCAGCCGTATGCCTGGAAGCGCTTGAGCACGTCCTCGGCCAGCACCAGGTTGGTGTCGCCTTCGATTTGGATGCGGTTGGCGTCGAAGATCACGGTCAGGTTGCCGAGCTTCTGGTTGGCGGCCAGGGAAGCGGCCTCGCCGGAGATGCCCTCCTCGATGTCGCCTTCGCCGCAGATGGCCCAGATCTTGTGGTAGAACGGGGAATCTTCCTTCGGGGTCTCCGGGTCAAGCAGACCGCGCTGGAAACGCTCGCCGTAGGCGAAGCCGATGGCGGAGGCGAGACCCTGACCCAGAGGACCGGTGGTCATTTCGATGCCCGGGGTCAGGCCGTACTCCGGGTGGCCCGGGGTGCGGGTGGCCGCGCTGCCACGGAAGCTCTTGAGGTCGTCCAGGGTCACGCCGTAACCGGAGAAGTACAGCTGGACGTACTGGGTGAGGGAGGCGTGGCCACCGGAAAGGATGAAGCGATCGCGGCCTTCCCAGTTGGGATCATTCGGATCGTGCTTGATGAAGTGCTGGTACAGCGTGTAGGCGACGGGCGCCAGGGAGACGGGGGAGCC
The window above is part of the Bifidobacterium longum subsp. infantis ATCC 15697 = JCM 1222 = DSM 20088 genome. Proteins encoded here:
- the tkt gene encoding transketolase, which codes for MTEFKETELDERAIKMAKVLSADAVEKAGSGHPGSPVSLAPVAYTLYQHFIKHDPNDPNWEGRDRFILSGGHASLTQYVQLYFSGYGVTLDDLKSFRGSAATRTPGHPEYGLTPGIEMTTGPLGQGLASAIGFAYGERFQRGLLDPETPKEDSPFYHKIWAICGEGDIEEGISGEAASLAANQKLGNLTVIFDANRIQIEGDTNLVLAEDVLKRFQAYGWYTDEFSFIQPDGSYKEDIEGLADVIAKAEKAAPDQPKLIKVHSLIAWPTPGKTNDPSSHGSKLGAEAVAGLKKLLGYDPEESFHVDEEALAHARKVADRGLEAHKAWDEKFDAWRKANPDKAALYDRLKAGELPEGFDKALDDLEATFEVGKNVATRGASGSVLNAIAAVMPELWGGSADLGGSNKTDLKGAATFAPAECATVQWPNCNEFGRQLHFGVREFAMGCITNGILLGSHTRPFGGTFFMFSDYERSAVRLAALMQIPNLYIWSHDSVAVGEDGPTHQPVEHLASFRAIPQLEVIRPADAFETAEAYRYFFEKKNTLPGAMILTRQGVPVLAETAAKAKEGVRKGAYVLVDTEGTPDVILMASGSEVQWAVAAAKTLAGEGVKARVVSVPSLEWFEEQDAEYKEAVLPAAVKARVSVEAGVAMPWYKYLGSYGKPVSIEQFGLQGDGAQNMIDLGITAEHVVEAAKASIAEAEAAK